tatatatatatatattatatatttatatatatatgttatatatatatatatatatttatatatatatatatattatatatttatatatatattatatatatatatatatatatatattatatatatatatttattatatatatatatattatatatttatatatatattatatatattatatatatatatatatatatatattatatatttatatatatatatatatattatatatattatatatatatatatattatatatatatatattatatttatatttatatatatatatacatatatatatatatatatatatatatatatatatatatatatatatatatatattgtgtatatgtattatatatatatatatatatatatatatatatatatatatatatatatatatattatatatatatgtatatatatatgtatatatattaatatatatatatattatatatatatatatatatatatatatatatatatgtatatgtatatatatatgtatatatattatgtatatatatatgttatataaatatttatatattatatttatatgttttatatatatttatatattatacttatatattatatatatgtatatatattatgtatatatatgttatataaatatttatatattatatatatttttatatatattatatatatatatttatatattatatttatatattatatatatatttatatattatatttatatattatatatatatatatatatatttatatattatatatatatattatatatatatatgaatatatatatatatatatatatatatataaatatatatacatgtatatacacacacacgcacagacacacacacacacacacacacacacacacacacacacacacacacacacacacacacacacacacacacactcacactcacgcacactcacgcacactcacgcactcacgcacactcacgcacacacacacacacacacacacacacacacacacacacacacacacacacacacacacacacatacacacacaattatatatatatatatatatatatatatatatatatatattttttttttttttttttttttttttttttttttaatctttatatttatagttatagttatatatatacatacacatttctgtacacatacacacacattaaaaggAAATAATACTATGCTCTTTTTTCAGGTTTTGTCCAGTACCTGCAGTTTATGTATCAACGTGGATGCCTTTATCGCCTTAAGGCCCTTGGGGAGCGTCACAATATGGATATTACAATAGAAGGATTTCACTCCTGGATGTGGCGTGGACTAGGGTTCATTTTGCCCTTCCTATTTGTTGGTTACTTTTGGGAACTTTACAATGCATACACCTTATATCTGCTCTCCTTCACTGATAATGCTGAGTGGCATGTGAGTTCTAAAATGTATGATGTGCTAACCATCATAATAAAtgatgttattgtcaatatttcaGTCATATTTCGAGTGTAAAGCTATTTCTGTGACAGTCAACTTGATTGGGTTTAGTACTCTGTAGGAAAAAGGTTAGTCTTTAAGACTCCTCatttgtttattacttttttcacagGTATCAACTCTtgcagttttgttttttgtactaTTCCTGGGCAACACACTTACGACCATCTCCATCATACCCCAGAAGATAAAAGAACGAATGAAGTTCAAATACCGTTTCACACGCCTGGACAAGTATATCTGGACACACAAAAAGCGGAGGGTCTCATTCAGGTGGGGTATATGTGGCGTGTACAGATACTTTTAAAAACTACAATGCAAGATATTTGATGTGAGTGcacattattatttaattttatatacattttacatgcacacatacatgtctttCATTGTGTTTCTGAATATTGATCTATTATCTGCATCCAAAGGTTTTTGCTTTtggtcataattttttttcttgaatttatAAGGTTTTGCCAGATTGTATTCTTTCCTTTATACTATAAATACTTACCAGTGATAATGATTCCTAAGCTATTTCCTTGCATCTGAGTAAAGTTTCCTTCACAGTATTTTCACTTTATCATTTTGTGAGAAGTCAGATCATCATTTTCATGGATTTACCCTTTAAATACgccataatactaatattgaagGTAAAGCTGCAGTGACACCAGAGTGTGACTGAATATATCTGTAGCAAAATCAGGGAACAAGGGACACAAGATTTCAAAGAAGCAGTTGCAATGTAATGTTCGGTGAGGCAAGGTTGCCAGAGATCACCCCTGCGTGAAGTGACACTTGCCCAAGTGGTTACCTTATGATATCTTGCTTTTGGCTTTAAGATCTCTTTTGCAATTTGCATTATAGGATAGTGAAATTTTGACAAAAAAAGTTTGTTAttaatcaattttatttttgtatagaataattaagaataaaatgGGAAACAGAGGAgttgattgtatgtttgtgttgttttaCCTAGTTGTTTTAATATAGAAAAAGAGCTAAGGACAAAGTCCCCTCTGGTAGGTTTTAAGTATCATATAACTCtttagattgtgtgtgtgcacacgtgcaGGTGGGCACACATCCATTTTTATTTGtggctatctatttatttctgtatttttatatatttttgtatctagttataggagatagatagttaaatgataaaaaacaaggcatttagaaagaaaattaaggggaaaaaataaattcatCTCAACATATAATGATCAAGCTAAGtaatatgaagaaaaatgatTGTCTTATCAATAGAAAATGCCTTTTCAGGAATCCTGAGTCGCCTCAGAGGCGAACACCAGCTGCTCGAGCTGCATCCTTCaacagaaagaagacagaagtcagagaagaagaagaaaatattactAAGTGTCAAGAACAGCAGGCAAGTCTACTTCATatctttaaatgatatatattcttGAGCCAGCCATACAGATAAGTTCTCCCTCACTAGTCTTCAAGTATGTAATGTTATGAGCACTAGGTTGTCATTCCGTTACTAGATTACATATTTTGTCCAGCCAATCTCCCCATCTTTTACTCTCACACACTCCTGCTCAACAGTATTATTATatgccacatatatatgtatgtatatatgtatttatatatatatatatattatatatatatgtatatatatatatatacatatatatatatatatatatatatacatgtatatatatatatatatatatataagtatatatatgtatatatatatacatatatatatatatatatatatatatatatatatatatatatgtaatgtatatatatatatacatatatatacatgtatatatatatatatatatatatatatatatatatatatatatatatatatatatatatatatatatatatggatatatgtatgtgcatatatatatgtatatatatatatatatatatatatacatatatatatatatatatatatatatatatatatatatatatatctgtatatacacatgtatatgtatatgtatatatatatatatatatacatatatatatatatatatatatatatatacatatatatacatgtatatgcatgtatatacatgtatatatatatatatatatatatatatatatatatatatatatatatacatgtatatgtatgtgtatatatatatatatatatatatatacatatatatatatacatgtatatatatctatatctatatacatatatatacatgtatataaatatatatatatatatatatatatatatatatatatatacacatacatataaatgtatatatatacatatatatatatatatatatatatatatatatatatatatatatatatatgtatatatatacatttatatgtatgagtatatatatatatatatatatatatatatatatatatatatatatatatatatatttatatacatgtatatatatgtatatagatatagatatatatacatgtatatatatatatgtatatatatatatatatatatatatatatatatatatatatacatgtatatatatgtatatatatgtatatatatatatatatacatatatatatatgtatatacatacatatacatatatatatatatatatatatatatacacatatatgtatatatacttatatatatacatatatgtacatatatatatacatatatatatacatatatatatacatatatatacatatataaatacatttatatatacatatatatatatatatacatatatatataatatatatacaactatatatatacatatatatacatatatatatacatatatatatatacatatatatacatacatatatatatatacatatatatataatatatatacaactatatatacatatatatacatatatatatatacgtatatatatacatatatatatatacatatatatatacatatatatacatatatatatacatatatatatacatatatatatacatatatatatgcatatatatatgtatatatacatatatatatacatatataaatatatatatatacatatatatatacatatatacacatatatacacatacatatatatacatatatatatatatacacatacatatatatatacatatacatatatatatatgcatacacacgcacacacacacacacacacacacacacacacacacacacatatatatatatatatatatatatatatatatatatatatatatatatatatatatatatatatatgtgtgtgtgtgtgtgtgtgtgtgtgtgtgcttgtgtgtgtgtgtgtatatacatatatatttatatatgtatatatatatgtatatatatatatgtatatatatgtatatatatatacatatatatgtatatatgtatatatatatgtttatatatatgtatatatatatgtttatatatatgtatatatatatgtatatatatatgtatatatatatgtatatatatatgtatatatatatgtatatatatgtatatatatgtatatatatatatatatgtatatatatatgtatatatatatgtatatatatatgtatatatatatatatatatatatatatatatatgtatgtatacatatatatgtatatatttagttatatatatgtatatatatatgtatatatatgtatatatgtatatatatatgtgtgtgtatatatatgtatatatatgtatataaatatatatatatatatatgtatgcatatttatatatatgtatatttatatatatgtatatttatatatatgtatatacatatatatatatatatatatatatatatatatatatatatatatatatatatatatatatttgtatatatatatatctatatatatatatatatacatagatatatatatatatatatatatatttatatatatatatatatatatatatatatatatatatatgtatatatacacatatatatatatatatatgtataatatacatatatatatgtatatatatatatacatatatatatacatatatatatatacatatatatatatatatacatatatatatatataatatatatacaactatatatacaactatatatatacatatatatatacatatttatatacatatatatacatatatatatacacatatatacatatacacatatatacatatatatatatgtatatatattgtatatatgtatatatataaatgtatatatatatatatatatatatatatatatatatataaatgtatatatatatatatgtatatatatacatacatacatgtatatatatatatatatatatatatatatatatatatatatatatatacatacatacatgtatatatatgtatatatgtatatatacatatacacatatatatacatatatatacatacatatgtatatatatacatatatatatgtatatataaatataataaatatatataataaatatatataatatatatatatacacataaatatatacatatacatatatatatacatatacatatatatatacatatatatacatatatatatatatatatatatatatatatatatatatatatacatatatatatatgtatatgtatatttctatatatatatatatatatatatgtatgtatatatatacatatatatatgtatatatatacatatatatatatgtatatatatgtatatatatatatatatatgtatatatatatatatgtatatatatatgtatatatatatgtatatatatatgtatatatgtatatatatgtatatatatatgtata
The Penaeus vannamei isolate JL-2024 unplaced genomic scaffold, ASM4276789v1 unanchor3864, whole genome shotgun sequence genome window above contains:
- the LOC138861277 gene encoding transmembrane protein 120 homolog (The sequence of the model RefSeq protein was modified relative to this genomic sequence to represent the inferred CDS: added 265 bases not found in genome assembly); the protein is MFLLVWYYCTLTIRESILKVNGSRIKGWWRAHHFISTVLSGILLIWPNGETYYAFRKQFMMFNMYISFVQYLQFMYQRGCLYRLKALGERHNMDITIEGFHSWMWRGLGFILPFLFVGYFWELYNAYTLYLLSFTDNAEWHVSTLAVLFFVLFLGNTLTTISIIPQKIKERMKFKYRFTRLDKYIWTHKKRRVSFRNPESPQRRTPAARAASFNRKKTEVREEEENITKCQEQQVNSIMLDPKVSKDVDNQTSEAQ